CTATTTTGCTGCCCTTTATCCTGACTGAACCGACAATGGTGACATTTTCTTCCAATTCCGCGTCTCTGAGGGTCGTAAAACTGCCTATCCTGGAACCGGCGCCTATATAAGAGGTCCCCCATATCTGCACAGACGGCTCTATTATAACGTCTTCCGCCAGCACTGCTTTAGGGCCGATCCATGTCGACAGGGGATCCATGCATTTCACCCCGCTCAACATCCACCTGTCCAGTATCCTGCCCCGCATAACTGCAGCTGCTTCGGCAAGCTGTCTGGGGTCGTTCACACCGAGAAACTCTGACGGATCTTCAACTTTGACTGCATCAACGCTGCCGCCTGCATTCTGTATGAGCAGCAGAGCATCAGGAAGGTAATATTCCTTCTGAATATTTTCGCATTGGATTTTATCTATTACAGAAGCAAGGATCCCTGTATTGAAAATATACATGCCGCTGTTTACCTCACGGCATTTTTTTTCTTCGTCAGACGCATCATTCTGCTCGACTATCCTCACTGTGGTTCCTTCGCGTATAACACGTCCGTAGCCGTAAGGATTTTCAAGTTCAAAGCTGAGGAAGCTGCAGCCGCCGCCGGATATGTGCTTTTCAGCAAATATTCTGATCGTATCAGATGTGATAAGAGGAGTGTCGCCCGGAAGTATCATAACGTTTTCATATTCCGACCACCAGTTCTGAGCAAGCTTGGCAGCATGTCCTGTCCCCAGCTGCTC
Above is a window of Synergistaceae bacterium DNA encoding:
- the glmU gene encoding bifunctional UDP-N-acetylglucosamine diphosphorylase/glucosamine-1-phosphate N-acetyltransferase GlmU; amino-acid sequence: MRHKKKPFCVLVLAAGKGTRMYSKTPKVLQSMLEEPLLYYPLSAITKSGFNDIAVMVGFSGETVEAWLSQVFPDVKVLWQKEQLGTGHAAKLAQNWWSEYENVMILPGDTPLITSDTIRIFAEKHISGGGCSFLSFELENPYGYGRVIREGTTVRIVEQNDASDEEKKCREVNSGMYIFNTGILASVIDKIQCENIQKEYYLPDALLLIQNAGGSVDAVKVEDPSEFLGVNDPRQLAEAAAVMRGRILDRWMLSGVKCMDPLSTWIGPKAVLAEDVIIEPSVQIWGTSYIGAGSRIGSFTTLRDAELEENVTIVGSVRIKGSKIGRDSSVGPFVFIRDKAVLADDVHVGRFVEIKNSTVSSGAKVPHLSYIGDAEIGRKTNIGAGTITCNYDGEKKNRTIIGDNCFIGSDTMLVAPVVVGSNSTTAAGSVITEDVPEGALGVARARQKNIEGWYLRKKNIRGGN